The sequence below is a genomic window from Rhodococcus sp. 4CII.
CCGTTGCTGTGTCCGCGCCCGATGAGCGCGAGCACATCGAGTTCGCGCGCGGTCAACTCCCCGAGCCTATTCCGACCCCCGCCCGACGGCGGGGCAACGGTCCGGTAGGCGGCGAGAACGCGTCCGGTCACCGACGGGTCCAGGCAGGCGCCACCGTCGGCAACCGTGCGCACCGCCCGGATCAGGTCCTCCGCGGGCGAATCCTTCAGGATGAATCCGGCCGCCCCGGCGCGAATGGATCCGGACAGCAGCTCGTCGTCGTCGAACGTCGTGAGCACCAGCACCGGCGGCGGTGCGGCGGTCGACTGGAGAGCGCGGGTCGCCTCGATCCCGTCGACTCGCTTCATCCGAAGGTCCATCAGCACGACATCCGGGGCGTGTTCCGCTACCGCACCGAGCACGTCCGCACCGTCGGCGCATTCGCCGACGATCACGAACCCGTCCTTGCGCCGCAGGATCCGGCGCAGCCCCGAGCGCACCAGTTCCTGGTCGTCGACCAGCAACACCGCGATCTCCGGCCCCGTCACGACAACCCCGGGAGGTGACGGAGAATCGCCGGCCTGCAGGAGTCGCGAGGCAGCGGGACCGCGGCGTGCACCGACCATCCCGCCACGTCCGGGCCTGCGCGGAGCCTGCCGCCGAGCAGCGCGGCGCGCTCCCGCATGCCCCGCAGACCGGACCCGGTCGACCCGTCCGGTGGGGTGACCGCGTCCGGGGTCGGGTTGCGGATGGTGAGGGTCGCGGAATCCGTCGCGATCGCGAGTCGCACGTCGGTGCTCGCGCCGGGAGCATGCTTGGCGACGTTCGCCAGCGACTCCTGCGTGATCCGGTAGATTCCGAGGCCGACGGCGCCGGTCACGGCGGAGAGGTCGCCGCGCAGGTCGAAGGTCACCGGTAGACCTGCGCGCCGGAAGTCGTCGATCAGGCCGGGTAGGTCGCCGACGCCGGGCTCGGGCCGGGTGCCCGCCGGGCCCACGTCGAGCAGTCCGACGGTGCGGCGGATGTCGGCCATCGCCTGCCGGCCGAGGCGCTCGGCGTCGGAGAGCGCGTCCACGGCGTCGTCGACGTCGCGGTCCTGCTCCAGCGCGCGCCGGGCGGCGGTCAGGTGCAGCAGCGTGATGCTCAGGGAGTGGGCGATGACGTCGTGCACCTCGCGGGCGATCCGCTGGCGCTCACGCGTGGCGGCCTGCTCGGCCTGAATGGTCTGCGACGCCCGCTCCTGATGCAGCAGTCGCAACTGCGTGAGCATCAGGTGGCCCAGCGCCCAGCCCAGCACGACGCCGGCGAGCGCGTACTGCGCACCGTCGAGTCGTCCCGCCAGGGCGAAGCCCGACAACACCGCCAGCGTGCCGAACAGGGTGGCGACGCTGACAGTCAGCGTGGCGGTGGCCGCGACCTCCCCGGTCAGGATCACGAGGATGAGCGGGGCGAAGTCGAAGGCGGTGTCGGGCTGCTGCAGAAGCAGCAGGGATGCCGCTGCGGTGACGACGACCGCGAGGAGCGGGCGCGGAAGCACGACACCCGGTCTGATCATGTCTCCCAGAACGGGAGTCACCGCGGCGACGAGTCCGCACAACAGGATCCACCCCGGCGGCACGAAGCCGTTGCGTTGCGCGACAGCGGCGCCGGCGACGACGACGCCGCCGATGTGCGCGAACAGGGGGACGCCGAGCGGATAGTCGTAGTCACTTTCCGCCACGCGTCGACGAAAGAACGCCGTCACCTGCACACGATCAGCGTAGGCGAAGACCCACCGCACCGCGTCGTCTCCGGAGCGGACGCACTCTCCACCCACGGTAGGAGACGAGAACGCGACCGTGGCACGGCGACACCGCGTGCGCCGCTCCGTAGCGTTGCCGTCATCAACCGAACGAGGAGGTGGCCGAGATGTCGTGGAACGATTTCCGTGCACGCCGGGCGGTGCTGGAAGAGATACTGGCGCGGGCGGACGCCGATCCCGTGGCGGCGCTCCGGTTCGACGAAGTTCCTTGCGCCCTCGAACTTTTCGGGTCGGGTGACAACGTCTTGCTGGCCCTTCAGCACCGGTGGAGCAACCACCTCGCCGCCCGCCTCGATCAGGCCGTCGACGACGGCACCCCTCTGAATGCGGCGTGGCGCGAGCTGGCCTGGGAACAACCGGCGTTGCGAGCACTGCTCGATGCCGCTGCTGCGCGATCCCTGCCGTTGCGCGGCGCACAACGCGACGAACACCGGATGATCGAGGCACACAACACCGGCCGACTGTCCGGCTACGGGAGCGAGCCGCGACCGATCGGCGCGTGAAGCCTCGGGTTGTCGAGTCCGGTTTCCAGTTCCCCCACGTAGGCGGAGTGCAGCAGGTCGGTGTCGCGGCGCGCGGAGTCGACGTGCAGCCCGTCCGGGCCGCAGTGGGTCGTGTCGATACCGAGTCCGATTCCCGCAGTGATTATTCCGCCGGAACCGAATACCTCGGCGCGCGCGTCCGGCCGGATCAGGGTCGGCGGCCGCGGCCGCCACGACCAGGTCGGTATGGCTCCGCGCGGGGGCGGTGATCAGCACGGCATCGACCTCGTCGCACCGATCGTCGCGATGCGGACGTGAAACTCGTGAGATCATTGGTCGAGAGCGGCCGCGAACGGACAGCGCGAGCCCCGGAAGACAAGGAGCCGTGCACGTGGCCGAACCGGTAGTGGCGTCGACCGGTGGCACCCGTCCGACGATGGGCGATGTCGCGCGAGCGGCAGGCGTTTCCACCGCGCTCGTCTCGATCGTGATGCGGGGCGTTCCCGGCGCCAGCGAGGCGACCCGCCGGCGCGTGCTCGAGATCGCCGACGACATGGGCTACGTGCCGGACCGTCGCGCGCAGAAACTGCGGCAGGCCAGTTCCCGGCTCCTCGGAGTGGTGTTCGAACTGCAGCAACCGTTCCACGGCGATCTCGTCGAACAGATCTACGCGGCGGCGGCGCGGCGCGGATACGACGTCATGCTCAGCGCGGTCGCGCCGAGCCGCGCCGAGCAGGTCGCGGTGCAGGCGCTGATGCGGGAGCGCTGTGAGGCCGCGATCCTTCTCGGATCCCGATTCGACGCCGACGCGCTCGGTGAACTGGCCGACCGCGTGCCCGCTCTGGTCGTGGCGCGGTCGAGCGGCCTGCCCGGGGTCGGTGCGGTCCGCGGCGACGACGTCACCGGCATCACCCTCGCCGTCGACCACCTCGCCGAACTCGGGCACCGGCGTATCGCCCACATCGACGGCGCCGACGCACCCGGCGGCTCGGACCGCCGGGCCGGCTTCCTGGCTGCGATGGGCCGGCACGGGCTGTCGGAGACGGCAACGGTCGTCACCGGTGGCCCCACGGAAACCGAAGGCGCACAGGGAATGCAGGAGCTTCTGGAGATGACTGATCCCCCGACCGCCGTCGTCGCCTTCAACGATCGGTGCGCCACCGGTGTGCTGGACCTCCTGGTCCGCCGCGGCCTGGACGTGCCCGCGGACATCTCCGTCGTGGGCTACGACGACTCCCGACTGGCGAGGATTCCGCACGTGCAGATGACGACGATCTCCCAGGACGCCACGCAGATGGCCGACGCCGCCGTCGACGGCGCGCTGGCCCAGATCGCCGGGCACGAGGCCGTCGACCTCGTGCTCGCCCCGCGCCTGATCCGGCGGTCGACCACCGGCCCTGTCTCGGGCTAGCCGGAATCGACAGCTCGTTCGGCGAGAAGCGTGTTCACGAAACCGCGAGTGCTCGCCGTCTGCGGCCGGCCGGCCACCTGGACGAGTGAGATGGTGCGGTCGACTCTCGGGTGCAGGGGTATGTGGACGAGACCGGCGAACGAGATCATCGGAAGCACGAGTTCGGGCACCGCAGTGACCCCGAGACCGGCGGCGGCCAATCCCGCTACCGCACCGATGTTTTGCGCCTGCATGACCGGGCCGAGTTCGATGCGAGCATCCTCGAGGGCCCGGCGGACGGGCGCCGCGATACTGCTCTCGGGTCCGAACGCGATGAACGGCTGCCCGGCGAGGTCCGCCCACCGGAGCGTCGGCCGATCGGCGAACGGATGCGACGGCGGGACAGCGCAATAGAAGGAGTCGCTCGTCAGAACGTCCTGGCGCAGGCCGGGCAGAACCCCCGACGTAGTGACCAGGGCGAGGTCGACGGTGCCCGAGTACACGGCATCGAGCACCTCCTGCCGTAGTCCGTCCCGGATCTGGAGGCGCACGTCGGGGTGCCGCTCGCGGAAGTTCACCACATACGGCGGAAGGAACGTGGCCGCGAGCGACGGCAGGCACGCCACCGTGACTATTCCGCGGTCCCCGGTGACGAAACGCTCGATCTGGGTGAGCCCGTCGTCGAAGTCGTGGAGCATCCGCCGGGCGTGCTCGATGATCTCGTGCCCGTGCGTGGTCAGCTCGACGCGGCGAGTGGTGCGGTCGAACAGCGTGACGTCGAGTCTGCGCTCGGCCTCGGCGACCGAGCGGCTCAGCGAGGACTGCGAGACGTCGAGTGCGTGGGCCGCCGACGTGAAGCTCGCGTAGTCGGCGATGGCGACGATGCTCCTCAGGTGAGAGATCCCGAGATTGATGCTCATGCGCATCATTATGGCCGTTATTCATGCGCTGGCGAGTCGCTCCACCGCCTTCGGCTGCGCTCGTACATTCATGAGTTCAACTCATGAATCGATCGGCCATTGATATTTGACGCGCAATTGTGAGCCGCGCGACACTGAGACTCCGTTTCGAAGGAGGTCACATGGTTGCCGCGCTCGGCTTCGCCACGATCGCTTGTTTCCTGGCGCTCGCGTTCAGCCGACGGGTCTCGGTGCTCGTCGCGCTGATCCTCGTCCCCATCGCGTTCGCGATCGTGGGCGGTTGGGCACCCGACCTCGGGAACATGGTGGGCGACGGTCTGCTGAAGGTCGCGCCCGTCGCGATCATGATCGCCTTCGCGGTCCTGTATTTCAGCCTGATGGTCGACGTGGGACTGTTCGATCCCGCGATCCGCCGCATCGTCGGATGGGCCGGGGGCAATCCCACCAAGATCGCCGTCGGAACCGCGGTGCTGACCCTGCTCGTCGCACTCGACGGCGACGGCACGTCGACCTTCCTCATCACCATCTCGGCACTGCTCCCCATCTACCAGCGGCTCGGGATGCGCCCCGTCGTCCTGACCGGCATCGTCTGTCTCGCCGCGGGTCTCATGAACATGATTCCGTGGGGCGGCCCGACCGTCCGCGCCATGGCGGCGCTCGACGTGACCAGCGCCGACATCTTCACGCCGGTTCTGCCCGCCATGGGGGCCGGCGTGCTGTGGGTCCTGTTCTCCGCCTACATGATCGGCCGCACGGAACGGAAGCGGCTCGGCGTCACCGAACTGACGGCTCCCGGCGGCGGTGGCCCCGGCACGCCGCACATTTCCGACGCGCCGGTCCGCACCGGCCGCCAGCGGGCGGTCATGGCGTTCAACACGGTGCTCACTCTCGCCCTGATCGTGATCCTGCTGTTCCAGCTCGTGCCGCTCGAGGTGGCATTCGCCATTGCATTCGCGCTCGCGCTCGCCGTCAACCGGCCGAAGTGGGCCGACCAGCAGGCTCTGTTCGCGAAACACGGCGGCAACGTCACCATGGTGGTGGTGATGATCCTCGCGGCCGGCGTGCTCACCGGCATCCTCAACGGCACCGGGATGATCACCGCGATGGCCGAAACCTTCGTCTCCTGGATTCCGCAGTCCGCCGGCTCCCTCATCCCCGTCATCACCGCCGTCACATCGATGCCGCTCAGCCTGGTCTTCACCCCGGACGCCTACTACTTCGGCGTCGTACCGGTGCTCGCGGAGACCACCGCATCGTTCGGGGGTGACCCGGCGGAGATCGGCCGCGCCGCAATCCTCGGGCAGATGACCACCGGTTTTCCGCTCAGCCCGCTCACCGCCGCGACGTTCATCCTGATCGGACTGAGCAAGGTCGAGCTCGGCAAGCACCAGCGTTTCATCTTCGGCTGGGCCTTCGGGACCACGATCGTCATGACCGTCGTGGCGCTGTTCACCGGCGCCCTCTCGCTGTAATCAGCCCACAAGCAAAGGACTCCGAGCCCGTGACCCCATCGAGCACCCGCGGTAGCGCCTCGCGGAGCGTGCGACTCGGCGCAGGATCCGGGTTCTCCGGGGATCGCATCGACCCTGCCGAGAAACTCGCCCGCCGCGCCGACCTCGACTACCTGATCTTCGAATGCCTCGGCGAACGCACCGTCGCCGCCGGGAACTCTCGCCGCCTCGAGGATCCGGGCGCAGGATACGATCCGCTGCTCGCCGCACGCATGCGCGCGGTTCTTCCGTACACACTCGCATCCGGGACCACGGTGATCACCAACGCCGGTGCCGCGAACCCGCTCGCCGCTGCAGAGCTGGTCTCCGGCATCGCGTCCCGATCCGCCGACCGAGGCGTGCGCATCGCCGCGGTCACCGGTGACGCGGTCCTCGACCAGGTGTTGCGCCACGACCCCGTCGTGTGGGAAACCGGGAAACGACTGTCGGAGCACGACGAGCTGCTCGTCTCCGCGAACGCGTACATCGGGGCGGAGGCCGTGATTCCCGCGCTCGAGCTGGACGCCGACGTCGTCGTCACCGGCCGCCTGGCCGATCCCTCCCTCTACGTCGCCCCACTCGCCCATCATTTCGGGTGGGACCTGGCCGACCACGCCACCATCGGCGCCGCCACCGCGATCGGGCACCTGCTCGAATGCGCCGGTCAACTCACGGGCGGGTACTACGCGGATCCCGTCACCAAACCGGTGAAGGGCATGGCCGATCTCGGGTTCCCGTTCGCCGACGTCCTCGCGGACGGATCGGCGACATTCGGCAAACTCGATGGATCGGGCGGCATCCTCACCGAACGAACCTGCGCCGAGCAACTCCTCTACGAGGTGGGCGATCCCACCTCGTATCTGACGCCGGACGTCACCGCGGATTTCGGCAACGTGTCGTTCACCGGTGTCGGACCCGACCGGGTCACCATCACCGGTGCAACGGGGCGCCCCCGCCCACAGCAGCTGAAGGTCACCCTCGGCTTCCGCGGCGGCTGGCTCGGTGAGGGGCAGATCAGCTACGCGGGCCCGCGTGCCTACCCCCGCGCCCAGCTCGCGGCGGAGATCGTCACCGAACGACTCGTCGACGTGCACGGCTTTCCCGAGGACGCCGTCTCCGTCGAATATATCGGCGCCGGTGCGGCTTTCCGCGGACTCGACACGGACACCGGCGCCCACGAGGTGCGGGTGCGGGTCGCCGCCCGCGCACGAACCCGGGAGGAAGCCGATCTCGTCGGCTGGGAGGTGGAGAGCCTGTACACCAACGGA
It includes:
- a CDS encoding response regulator transcription factor, which produces MLLVDDQELVRSGLRRILRRKDGFVIVGECADGADVLGAVAEHAPDVVLMDLRMKRVDGIEATRALQSTAAPPPVLVLTTFDDDELLSGSIRAGAAGFILKDSPAEDLIRAVRTVADGGACLDPSVTGRVLAAYRTVAPPSGGGRNRLGELTARELDVLALIGRGHSNGEIGRELGISGVTVKSHVGHIFVKLGLRDRAAAIVYAFDHGIVTPGVAGAD
- a CDS encoding LysR family transcriptional regulator, translating into MRMSINLGISHLRSIVAIADYASFTSAAHALDVSQSSLSRSVAEAERRLDVTLFDRTTRRVELTTHGHEIIEHARRMLHDFDDGLTQIERFVTGDRGIVTVACLPSLAATFLPPYVVNFRERHPDVRLQIRDGLRQEVLDAVYSGTVDLALVTTSGVLPGLRQDVLTSDSFYCAVPPSHPFADRPTLRWADLAGQPFIAFGPESSIAAPVRRALEDARIELGPVMQAQNIGAVAGLAAAGLGVTAVPELVLPMISFAGLVHIPLHPRVDRTISLVQVAGRPQTASTRGFVNTLLAERAVDSG
- a CDS encoding LacI family DNA-binding transcriptional regulator, with the protein product MAEPVVASTGGTRPTMGDVARAAGVSTALVSIVMRGVPGASEATRRRVLEIADDMGYVPDRRAQKLRQASSRLLGVVFELQQPFHGDLVEQIYAAAARRGYDVMLSAVAPSRAEQVAVQALMRERCEAAILLGSRFDADALGELADRVPALVVARSSGLPGVGAVRGDDVTGITLAVDHLAELGHRRIAHIDGADAPGGSDRRAGFLAAMGRHGLSETATVVTGGPTETEGAQGMQELLEMTDPPTAVVAFNDRCATGVLDLLVRRGLDVPADISVVGYDDSRLARIPHVQMTTISQDATQMADAAVDGALAQIAGHEAVDLVLAPRLIRRSTTGPVSG
- a CDS encoding histidine kinase — encoded protein: MAESDYDYPLGVPLFAHIGGVVVAGAAVAQRNGFVPPGWILLCGLVAAVTPVLGDMIRPGVVLPRPLLAVVVTAAASLLLLQQPDTAFDFAPLILVILTGEVAATATLTVSVATLFGTLAVLSGFALAGRLDGAQYALAGVVLGWALGHLMLTQLRLLHQERASQTIQAEQAATRERQRIAREVHDVIAHSLSITLLHLTAARRALEQDRDVDDAVDALSDAERLGRQAMADIRRTVGLLDVGPAGTRPEPGVGDLPGLIDDFRRAGLPVTFDLRGDLSAVTGAVGLGIYRITQESLANVAKHAPGASTDVRLAIATDSATLTIRNPTPDAVTPPDGSTGSGLRGMRERAALLGGRLRAGPDVAGWSVHAAVPLPRDSCRPAILRHLPGLS
- a CDS encoding acyclic terpene utilization AtuA family protein; protein product: MTPSSTRGSASRSVRLGAGSGFSGDRIDPAEKLARRADLDYLIFECLGERTVAAGNSRRLEDPGAGYDPLLAARMRAVLPYTLASGTTVITNAGAANPLAAAELVSGIASRSADRGVRIAAVTGDAVLDQVLRHDPVVWETGKRLSEHDELLVSANAYIGAEAVIPALELDADVVVTGRLADPSLYVAPLAHHFGWDLADHATIGAATAIGHLLECAGQLTGGYYADPVTKPVKGMADLGFPFADVLADGSATFGKLDGSGGILTERTCAEQLLYEVGDPTSYLTPDVTADFGNVSFTGVGPDRVTITGATGRPRPQQLKVTLGFRGGWLGEGQISYAGPRAYPRAQLAAEIVTERLVDVHGFPEDAVSVEYIGAGAAFRGLDTDTGAHEVRVRVAARARTREEADLVGWEVESLYTNGPAGGGGARRSSTEVLAIRSCTLPRDLVSTRVHLTEVPK
- a CDS encoding CitMHS family transporter — translated: MVAALGFATIACFLALAFSRRVSVLVALILVPIAFAIVGGWAPDLGNMVGDGLLKVAPVAIMIAFAVLYFSLMVDVGLFDPAIRRIVGWAGGNPTKIAVGTAVLTLLVALDGDGTSTFLITISALLPIYQRLGMRPVVLTGIVCLAAGLMNMIPWGGPTVRAMAALDVTSADIFTPVLPAMGAGVLWVLFSAYMIGRTERKRLGVTELTAPGGGGPGTPHISDAPVRTGRQRAVMAFNTVLTLALIVILLFQLVPLEVAFAIAFALALAVNRPKWADQQALFAKHGGNVTMVVVMILAAGVLTGILNGTGMITAMAETFVSWIPQSAGSLIPVITAVTSMPLSLVFTPDAYYFGVVPVLAETTASFGGDPAEIGRAAILGQMTTGFPLSPLTAATFILIGLSKVELGKHQRFIFGWAFGTTIVMTVVALFTGALSL